A single window of Entomoplasma ellychniae DNA harbors:
- a CDS encoding DUF262 domain-containing protein, whose product MKADLKNLQDFFDSQRTQFFIPVYQREYAWTQKQINQLLDDYEDILTGKSKSHFIGNVIYRSSTSGGVIKNELIDGQQRITTMFLLFIATKNVICELPGDYKQELSIIEEFISNRAFKNEMKMRLKPNNVDRETFKEIYNNEKVNYSESSLFKNYKIILNRTKKWIFDFGIAKIFDLFVNVNIVYIEINDSDDVKVQKVFESINSTGLDLKNIDLIRNFLLMGLDEEKQENFYVNKWINFENTLANYLKFGLNEDDFLKMFLQVHRREFVSKSNIYTLFKEYAKEVDLNIYTIMDDLMKIISQWNEIYLEKDEECYNYDRVWQDEPKNNQMQSSLLILCKNAFDSGIIDQKGWEDIKQTISIYFMRRKIADFDTSSITRLFTGTILNSLSKVLNSKEMTLNEFIYKHLFVDRKNSEMRAPSDEEIRDVIKHKNFYKLQICKQVLLFLENFGVKTLIPISKFEIEHIAPQNPIENSLWLHWIGEDYQTKINYLGNVTLVTDSMNKELSNKEWIPIEKKQGKKELFQYNKHIRLNSDISSLDIFNYDSLLERQDNLVEEIIKIFTK is encoded by the coding sequence ATGAAGGCAGATTTGAAAAATTTACAGGACTTTTTTGATTCGCAAAGAACACAGTTTTTTATACCAGTTTATCAAAGAGAATATGCATGAACTCAAAAGCAAATAAACCAGTTATTGGATGATTATGAGGATATACTTACTGGCAAAAGCAAAAGTCACTTTATAGGAAATGTAATATATAGATCTTCCACTTCTGGTGGAGTTATAAAAAATGAATTGATAGATGGTCAACAAAGAATAACAACGATGTTTTTGTTATTTATCGCTACAAAGAATGTTATTTGTGAACTCCCAGGTGATTACAAACAGGAACTGTCTATAATTGAGGAATTTATTTCCAACAGAGCATTTAAAAATGAAATGAAAATGCGCTTAAAACCTAATAATGTTGATAGAGAGACTTTTAAAGAAATTTACAATAACGAAAAAGTGAATTATTCAGAATCTAGTTTATTTAAAAACTACAAAATTATATTAAATAGAACTAAAAAATGAATTTTTGATTTTGGAATAGCTAAAATTTTTGATTTATTTGTTAATGTTAATATTGTTTATATTGAAATAAATGATTCTGACGATGTTAAAGTGCAAAAAGTTTTTGAGTCTATAAATAGTACAGGTTTAGATTTAAAAAATATAGATCTTATAAGAAATTTTTTGCTTATGGGTTTAGATGAAGAAAAACAAGAAAATTTTTATGTTAATAAGTGAATTAATTTTGAGAACACTTTAGCTAATTACCTAAAATTTGGATTAAATGAAGATGATTTTTTAAAAATGTTCTTGCAAGTTCACAGAAGAGAGTTTGTCAGCAAAAGTAACATTTATACATTATTTAAGGAATATGCAAAAGAAGTAGATTTAAATATTTATACAATTATGGATGATTTAATGAAGATTATCAGTCAATGAAATGAAATTTATCTTGAAAAAGATGAAGAATGTTACAATTATGATAGAGTTTGACAAGATGAACCTAAAAATAATCAAATGCAAAGCAGTTTGTTAATTTTATGTAAAAATGCTTTTGACAGTGGAATTATAGATCAAAAAGGTTGAGAAGATATAAAGCAAACTATTTCAATATACTTCATGCGAAGAAAGATTGCTGACTTTGACACCTCGTCAATAACCAGATTATTTACAGGTACTATCTTAAATTCCTTGTCTAAAGTTTTAAATTCTAAAGAAATGACATTAAATGAATTTATATATAAGCATTTATTTGTTGATAGAAAAAATTCGGAAATGAGAGCGCCCTCTGATGAAGAAATAAGGGATGTAATTAAGCATAAAAATTTTTATAAATTACAAATATGTAAACAAGTTCTATTATTTTTAGAAAATTTTGGTGTTAAAACTTTAATACCTATTTCAAAATTTGAAATAGAACATATAGCACCACAAAACCCTATAGAAAATAGTTTGTGATTACATTGAATTGGAGAGGATTACCAAACTAAAATAAATTATCTTGGGAATGTTACTTTAGTTACAGATAGTATGAATAAGGAGTTAAGTAATAAAGAGTGGATTCCTATTGAAAAAAAACAAGGTAAAAAAGAGCTGTTTCAGTACAACAAACACATAAGGTTAAACAGTGACATTAGTTCTTTGGACATTTTTAACTATGATAGTTTATTAGAAAGACAGGATAATCTTGTTGAAGAGATTATAAAAATATTCACCAAATAA
- a CDS encoding TRASH domain-containing protein, whose translation MSDTEKIIICDQCGKEKRVNKPSVWTINNNVYYFCTKTCNTNWIVEIFENDD comes from the coding sequence ATGTCAGATACTGAAAAAATAATAATTTGTGATCAATGTGGCAAAGAAAAAAGAGTAAATAAACCTTCAGTTTGAACAATAAACAACAATGTGTATTACTTCTGCACTAAAACTTGCAACACTAATTGAATTGTAGAAATATTTGAAAATGATGATTAA
- a CDS encoding Mbov_0397 family ICE element conjugal transfer ATPase — MENNNKKNSKELVGVIPKPPQKAVLKWGILWTDLIATLFGFVVGVLIILSIPNVSSLVWNIVIKTVIMICVLFILMIPLMPVPSAGNGVRIYHILWWSVSFKYIDKKIYKLEDKNHSTKKFNSYKKINFDSSIEAAKDFLILTNENETDKLFMCGIKFEGKNIFQQDLIDLEMMANSWWELLVNSKYDLQIVKLSVMSNRDFNNQHISNLLSINNKLFETEKINIIQYEARRRVLEEYTKKYIYKNDISREDFIEEKYHIIVYAEDEKEMITEINRITAILNQKGLSGQKMSSYENVNLIYQSYTPLAEPLSPTLIESNSEDLTKFLAFKEIEFKRNCFKVNGQEQYFKVAAITKFPMKVELGWMIGLFRNSTSAIVTIKESLINENKFLSNNLMNLQTNSQTINQTKVVDIKAMQYEQEVYSQIVADLATGTEKLKEVSATVIFSGNNEDELREQSNSLKSELQKIGIYLNDLINRQIEALEHFSLKPRTPLKKQISRQIPTWTMALSYPFISQKLNDRRGLYLGVSVVGDQIIYDQFFLPSGLTTSHNLLLIGMAGSGKSHTIKKLAIWNTVNQVHTHIFDIENEYAPLARNLGEKVVHVGTKNGVINPLQIMATPNDELTNNLYDDMQFYLTNLEGWFKLLYPDFNDYQIGYLIKEVGTLYLNTTSINKALKNKLSLDDLKTNDFPIMSDLIRLMELELKTISSDQQMLHQQWIYSLKQDFENNGKYEYLLNNHSTLEVGNHSLIVYNIKSIFDTNNQKLQNALLYLLFAYVTNKFNTLRIENDIKYAELVAKFEEEKNPYPNKAAYELLVKQTLLIDEGHEFMKNSDVTLDFLNSSVKRFRKYYAGLTFCTQDVKDFVKDGESSKKTQSILTNTPARLIMLCSSKGLEDVETLFAQDGGLTTEEKKHILNAGQGRGVFMKNNNNRHQIQIELNDVEKEIIRNRNYD, encoded by the coding sequence ATGGAAAACAATAACAAAAAAAATTCAAAAGAATTAGTGGGTGTAATACCAAAACCTCCACAAAAAGCAGTTTTAAAATGAGGTATTTTATGAACCGATTTGATAGCAACATTATTTGGTTTTGTAGTTGGTGTTTTAATAATTTTATCAATTCCAAATGTTTCAAGTCTGGTCTGAAATATTGTAATAAAAACAGTAATCATGATATGTGTTTTATTTATTTTAATGATACCTTTAATGCCTGTCCCATCTGCTGGTAATGGGGTAAGGATTTATCATATACTATGATGAAGTGTTTCTTTTAAATACATTGATAAAAAAATATATAAATTAGAAGATAAAAATCATTCCACCAAAAAATTTAATTCTTATAAAAAAATAAATTTTGATTCAAGCATCGAAGCAGCAAAAGATTTTTTAATTCTAACAAACGAAAATGAAACAGATAAATTGTTTATGTGTGGAATAAAGTTTGAGGGTAAAAATATTTTTCAACAAGATTTAATAGATCTAGAAATGATGGCAAATAGTTGATGAGAGTTACTAGTCAATTCAAAATATGATTTACAAATTGTTAAATTGTCTGTTATGAGTAATAGAGATTTTAATAATCAACACATTTCAAATCTTTTATCTATAAATAATAAACTTTTTGAAACAGAAAAAATAAATATAATTCAGTATGAAGCTAGAAGAAGAGTTTTAGAAGAATACACTAAAAAATATATTTATAAAAACGATATAAGTAGAGAAGATTTTATTGAAGAAAAATATCATATTATTGTTTATGCTGAAGATGAAAAAGAAATGATAACAGAGATTAATAGAATAACAGCTATACTAAATCAAAAAGGCTTATCTGGACAAAAAATGAGTTCATATGAAAACGTAAATTTAATTTATCAAAGTTACACACCATTAGCTGAACCCTTGTCTCCAACTTTAATTGAGAGTAATTCAGAAGATTTAACAAAATTCTTAGCGTTTAAAGAAATAGAATTTAAAAGAAATTGTTTTAAGGTGAATGGTCAAGAGCAATATTTCAAAGTTGCAGCTATCACAAAATTTCCAATGAAGGTCGAACTTGGTTGAATGATTGGCTTATTTAGAAATTCCACTAGCGCTATTGTTACTATAAAAGAGAGCTTAATTAATGAAAACAAATTCTTAAGTAATAACTTAATGAATTTACAAACAAATTCTCAAACAATAAATCAAACTAAAGTTGTCGATATAAAAGCAATGCAATATGAACAAGAGGTTTATTCTCAAATTGTTGCTGATTTAGCAACAGGAACTGAAAAGCTAAAAGAAGTTAGTGCAACAGTAATTTTTTCAGGTAACAATGAAGATGAATTAAGAGAACAATCAAATTCATTAAAATCTGAACTTCAAAAAATAGGAATTTACTTAAATGATCTAATAAATAGACAAATAGAAGCTTTAGAACATTTTTCATTAAAACCAAGAACCCCTTTAAAAAAACAAATTTCAAGACAAATACCAACATGAACAATGGCTTTATCCTATCCTTTCATATCTCAAAAATTAAATGACAGAAGAGGGCTTTATTTAGGTGTTAGTGTTGTTGGTGACCAAATAATTTATGATCAATTCTTTTTACCTAGTGGTTTAACTACTTCACATAATTTATTACTTATTGGCATGGCTGGTTCAGGTAAATCACACACAATTAAAAAATTAGCTATTTGAAATACTGTTAATCAAGTTCATACACATATTTTTGATATTGAAAATGAATATGCTCCACTTGCAAGAAATTTAGGTGAAAAAGTAGTACACGTTGGTACAAAAAATGGAGTAATTAATCCACTTCAAATAATGGCTACTCCAAATGATGAATTAACAAATAATTTATATGATGATATGCAGTTTTATCTTACAAATTTAGAAGGTTGATTTAAATTGCTTTATCCTGATTTTAATGACTATCAAATAGGTTACTTGATTAAAGAAGTCGGAACTCTTTATTTAAATACAACATCAATCAATAAAGCTTTAAAAAATAAATTATCTTTAGATGATTTAAAAACTAATGATTTCCCAATTATGTCAGACTTAATAAGACTAATGGAATTAGAACTTAAAACAATAAGTTCTGATCAACAAATGCTTCATCAACAATGAATTTATAGTCTAAAACAAGATTTTGAGAACAATGGTAAATATGAATATTTGCTAAATAATCATTCAACTCTTGAAGTTGGTAATCATAGTTTAATAGTTTACAACATCAAATCAATCTTTGATACAAATAATCAAAAATTACAAAATGCTTTATTATATTTACTTTTTGCATATGTAACAAATAAATTTAACACTTTAAGAATTGAAAATGATATTAAATATGCTGAACTTGTTGCTAAATTTGAAGAAGAAAAAAATCCTTACCCAAATAAAGCTGCTTATGAACTTTTAGTTAAACAAACTTTACTAATTGATGAAGGGCATGAATTTATGAAAAATTCAGATGTTACTTTGGACTTTTTAAATTCATCAGTAAAACGTTTTAGAAAATATTATGCTGGATTAACTTTTTGTACTCAAGATGTAAAGGACTTTGTTAAAGATGGAGAAAGTTCTAAAAAAACTCAATCTATATTGACAAATACACCAGCAAGACTAATAATGCTTTGTAGCTCAAAGGGATTAGAAGATGTTGAGACTCTTTTTGCGCAAGATGGTGGTTTAACAACCGAAGAAAAAAAACACATATTAAATGCTGGTCAAGGAAGAGGAGTTTTTATGAAAAATAACAACAATAGGCATCAAATTCAAATTGAACTAAATGATGTTGAAAAAGAAATAATAAGGAATAGAAATTATGATTAA
- a CDS encoding single-stranded DNA-binding protein, with protein MNSVNIIGRITKDLELKSTSNGQGRFVSFTVAVSEYSQQKEITNFIPCFAFERTAENMVKFLSKGSLVSVSGRISVRTSQKDGKYETITTITADRVNFLGSSKNNENTEDQPSVNESDIILESPVLATSSAGAIQDEVILSDDESTLWD; from the coding sequence ATGAACTCAGTGAACATTATCGGAAGAATAACCAAAGATTTAGAATTAAAATCAACTAGTAATGGTCAAGGTAGATTTGTTTCTTTTACAGTTGCTGTGAGTGAATATTCACAACAAAAAGAAATAACAAACTTTATTCCTTGTTTTGCATTTGAAAGAACTGCAGAAAACATGGTTAAATTTCTTTCAAAAGGAAGCTTAGTTTCTGTATCTGGAAGAATAAGTGTTCGTACAAGTCAAAAAGATGGAAAATATGAAACCATTACAACAATAACTGCTGACCGTGTAAACTTTTTAGGATCTTCAAAAAATAATGAAAATACAGAAGATCAACCTTCTGTAAATGAATCAGATATTATTTTAGAATCACCTGTATTAGCAACTTCTAGCGCAGGCGCTATTCAAGATGAAGTTATTTTAAGTGATGATGAGTCAACATTATGAGATTAA
- a CDS encoding HNH endonuclease signature motif containing protein produces MKIFVPNNLIQNLIILRNRDWKEKLSQDQILLKIKDVLIYDEIIKMDEKLEFEIIKEKFQGIFIEDKKSVIYFTQMLSFKGMPRSRNTFLSQNFEPAYKFALKNNSNISVSINPFDLSKSFSISAESINKDFKTLLSMSVIINKSMPIKYNENFVFLDLKDYISTRNNLKSKNKGNNSIYIKIFEDDKNITVYGKVEGANYSDSVITCRIISKLNSEKFSLYFFNLENDSSLSKTQLNTISEIGFTVIDYIKEENDLANEIKRKHFNDEYEEIVKRNQMLFFKNIIQKYIGTENFDLHKCFACDYIIDSNFIASHIHRFADICKDFEAGKIDIKLATHLAVSGENGFLLCPNQDKEFEKGLIYFDIETKKFVPNESKLNNESFEQINKRIKNQDFSKIKYNKEFSENLIKHLKRINL; encoded by the coding sequence ATGAAGATATTTGTTCCTAACAATTTAATTCAGAATTTAATAATACTTAGAAATAGAGACTGAAAAGAAAAACTATCGCAAGATCAAATATTGTTAAAAATTAAAGATGTATTAATATATGATGAAATAATAAAAATGGATGAAAAATTAGAATTTGAAATAATAAAAGAAAAATTTCAGGGTATTTTTATAGAAGATAAAAAAAGTGTAATATATTTTACGCAAATGTTAAGTTTCAAAGGAATGCCTAGATCTAGAAATACTTTTTTAAGTCAAAATTTTGAACCAGCCTATAAATTTGCTCTAAAAAATAATTCAAATATTTCTGTTTCTATAAATCCCTTTGATTTATCTAAAAGTTTTAGTATTTCTGCAGAATCAATTAATAAAGATTTCAAAACTCTATTAAGTATGTCTGTAATTATAAATAAATCCATGCCAATTAAATATAACGAAAATTTCGTATTTTTAGATCTAAAAGATTACATTTCTACAAGAAATAATTTAAAATCCAAAAACAAAGGAAATAACTCTATATACATAAAAATTTTTGAGGATGACAAAAATATAACTGTTTATGGAAAAGTAGAGGGGGCAAATTATTCTGACTCAGTAATTACTTGTAGAATAATATCAAAGCTTAATTCTGAAAAATTCAGTCTTTATTTTTTTAATTTAGAAAACGATTCAAGTCTTTCTAAAACACAATTAAATACAATTTCTGAAATTGGTTTTACAGTTATAGATTATATTAAAGAAGAAAATGATTTGGCAAATGAAATTAAAAGAAAACACTTTAATGATGAATATGAAGAAATAGTAAAAAGAAATCAAATGTTGTTTTTTAAAAATATAATTCAAAAATACATAGGTACTGAAAATTTTGATTTACATAAGTGTTTTGCATGTGATTATATTATTGATTCTAATTTTATTGCTTCTCATATACATAGATTTGCAGATATTTGTAAAGATTTTGAAGCTGGAAAAATAGATATAAAATTGGCTACACATCTTGCTGTTTCTGGAGAAAACGGTTTTCTTTTGTGTCCTAACCAGGATAAAGAATTTGAAAAAGGTTTGATTTATTTTGATATAGAAACCAAAAAGTTTGTTCCTAATGAAAGTAAATTAAATAATGAATCTTTTGAACAAATAAATAAAAGAATTAAAAATCAAGATTTTTCAAAGATAAAATATAATAAAGAATTTAGCGAAAATTTAATTAAGCATTTAAAAAGAATAAATTTATAA